One Aureibacillus halotolerans genomic region harbors:
- a CDS encoding YesL family protein has protein sequence MEMNGFMGTLYSICEWIMRLAYVNLLWIGFTVLGLIIFGFGPATAAMFAVNRKWVRGEPEVAVFKTFWSEYKREFVRANILGVLLLLVGFILWADFRILNTQDTGSWGVFVQYFLIVGTFIYGTMTMFFFPVFVHYDLKLFQYFKQTLLIAISRPGEIIMMIAGVMLIAFIMQQFPGLILFFSGSGLAFVVMWCANRAFTKIELKAEALRNKEQESQSA, from the coding sequence ATGGAAATGAATGGATTTATGGGCACCTTATACTCCATTTGTGAATGGATCATGCGTTTAGCCTATGTAAATCTTTTGTGGATTGGGTTCACTGTCCTTGGTCTCATTATATTTGGATTTGGTCCAGCGACCGCTGCGATGTTTGCTGTCAACCGGAAATGGGTGCGTGGCGAGCCGGAAGTTGCTGTGTTTAAAACGTTTTGGAGTGAGTACAAGCGTGAATTTGTTCGCGCCAACATACTAGGTGTATTGCTTCTTTTAGTCGGGTTTATCCTCTGGGCCGATTTTCGGATCCTCAACACGCAGGATACTGGAAGCTGGGGAGTTTTCGTGCAATACTTTTTAATCGTAGGGACGTTCATTTACGGCACGATGACAATGTTCTTTTTCCCAGTTTTTGTCCACTATGACCTGAAGCTGTTTCAGTACTTTAAACAAACATTGCTCATCGCCATTTCACGCCCAGGTGAAATAATCATGATGATCGCAGGCGTCATGTTGATCGCTTTTATCATGCAGCAATTTCCTGGCTTGATATTATTTTTCTCAGGCAGTGGGTTGGCGTTTGTCGTCATGTGGTGTGCCAATCGAGCCTTCACGAAAATCGAGCTTAAAGCTGAGGCACTCCGTAACAAAGAACAAGAATCCCAATCGGCATAA